The following proteins come from a genomic window of Streptomyces liliiviolaceus:
- a CDS encoding DUF305 domain-containing protein, with protein MKSAGWITGAAAAVLVAAGAITYAVADGDDSGMRPPAADSADAGFARDMSVHHQQAVEMSYIVRDLTDDEEVRRLAYDIAQTQANQRGMMLGWLDLWELPKVSADEPMEWMGMAGMGSGEDGALMPGMATNTEMDALRKLSGKAAEVRYLQLMYAHHVGGVHMAKGCVERCQVGVERRLAQGMVQAQESEMKLISDLLEQRGAKPLN; from the coding sequence ATGAAGTCCGCGGGCTGGATCACCGGAGCAGCCGCGGCCGTCCTCGTGGCGGCCGGGGCGATCACGTACGCGGTCGCCGACGGCGACGACTCCGGGATGCGGCCACCCGCGGCGGACTCGGCGGACGCGGGTTTCGCCCGTGACATGTCCGTGCACCACCAGCAGGCCGTCGAGATGTCGTACATCGTGCGCGACCTCACCGACGACGAGGAGGTGCGCCGCCTCGCGTACGACATCGCGCAGACCCAGGCCAACCAGCGCGGCATGATGCTCGGCTGGCTGGACCTGTGGGAGCTGCCCAAGGTGTCCGCCGACGAGCCCATGGAGTGGATGGGCATGGCCGGCATGGGGTCCGGTGAGGACGGCGCGCTGATGCCGGGCATGGCGACCAACACCGAGATGGACGCGCTGCGCAAGCTGAGCGGCAAGGCGGCCGAGGTCCGCTATCTGCAGCTCATGTACGCCCATCACGTGGGCGGTGTGCACATGGCCAAGGGGTGTGTGGAGCGCTGCCAGGTCGGTGTGGAGCGGCGGCTCGCGCAGGGCATGGTGCAGGCCCAGGAGTCGGAGATGAAGCTGATCTCGGATCTGCTGGAGCAGCGCGGCGCGAAGCCGCTGAACTGA
- a CDS encoding DUF3105 domain-containing protein, with protein sequence MGSAKKTESASRKARIEEMRRAEQSRERRNRILTITASVIVVAGLVAGGAFLIKSQSDDSDSAASDSKAASGKFVTGKDGVKKWSTKLTQNHVTKDVKYPMEPPVGGDHNQVWMNCNGDVYEDAIKNENAVHSLEHGAVWVTYNSKASDADVKALAEKVKKTPYSLMSPVEDQKDPIMLSAWGHQRTVKSASDPDVGTFFETYVQGEQTPEPGAACTNGLSK encoded by the coding sequence ATGGGTTCCGCCAAGAAGACAGAGTCCGCGTCGCGCAAGGCGCGGATAGAGGAGATGCGGCGCGCCGAGCAGTCCCGCGAGCGGCGCAACCGGATCCTCACGATCACCGCCAGCGTGATCGTCGTCGCCGGTCTCGTCGCCGGTGGCGCGTTCCTGATCAAGTCGCAGTCCGACGACAGCGACAGCGCGGCGAGCGACTCGAAGGCGGCGTCGGGGAAGTTCGTCACGGGCAAGGACGGCGTGAAGAAGTGGAGCACCAAGCTCACGCAGAACCACGTCACCAAGGACGTGAAGTACCCGATGGAGCCCCCGGTCGGCGGTGACCACAACCAGGTGTGGATGAACTGCAACGGCGACGTCTACGAGGACGCGATCAAGAACGAGAACGCCGTGCACTCGCTGGAGCACGGCGCGGTCTGGGTGACGTACAACAGCAAGGCGTCCGACGCCGACGTGAAGGCGCTCGCGGAGAAGGTCAAGAAGACGCCGTACTCGCTGATGAGCCCCGTCGAGGACCAGAAGGACCCGATCATGCTCTCCGCGTGGGGTCACCAGCGGACGGTGAAGAGCGCGAGCGACCCGGACGTCGGCACGTTCTTCGAGACGTACGTCCAGGGCGAGCAGACGCCGGAGCCCGGCGCCGCCTGCACCAACGGCCTGTCGAAGTGA
- a CDS encoding RrF2 family transcriptional regulator, with product MRLLRSTDLALRVLMRLAVAEDAATPTTRDVAAAMEVPYTHAAKVVAELQHLGLLSARRGRGGGLALTEEGRGASVGAVVRVFEGEGDVVDCEGASPCPLHTGCRLRVALRRAQEAFYASLDPLTIRDMVAAPTGPLLLDITMR from the coding sequence ATGCGGCTGTTGCGATCGACCGACCTGGCTCTGCGCGTCCTGATGCGGCTCGCTGTCGCGGAGGACGCCGCGACGCCGACGACGCGGGACGTGGCGGCGGCGATGGAGGTGCCGTACACGCATGCGGCGAAGGTGGTCGCCGAGCTCCAGCACCTCGGGCTGCTCTCCGCGCGGCGGGGGCGCGGGGGTGGGCTCGCGCTCACGGAGGAGGGGCGGGGGGCGTCGGTGGGGGCGGTCGTGCGGGTCTTCGAGGGCGAGGGGGATGTCGTCGACTGCGAGGGGGCGTCGCCGTGTCCGTTGCACACGGGGTGCCGCCTGCGGGTCGCCTTGCGGCGGGCCCAGGAGGCGTTCTACGCGTCCCTGGACCCGCTGACGATCAGGGACATGGTGGCTGCGCCGACGGGTCCGTTGCTGCTGGACATCACGATGAGATGA
- a CDS encoding globin domain-containing protein: MLSEQSAATVRATLPAVGGALGEISDRFYAGLFAAHPELLRDLFNRGNQSSGTQRQALAGAFAAFATQLVERPDVRPDAMLNRIAHKHASLGIAPEQYPVVHQYLFAAIADVLGEAVTPQVAAAWTEVYWLMANALIAIEKRLYAASEADGVDGGPGGRRAWEVVERVEETADVATFLIRPADGSPAPAFRPGQYVSVRVELPDGALQTRQYSLIGAAGSSVRRIGVKRVHGGGAPEGEVSNHLHARVEVGSTLDVSAPYGDLVLDAGSEAPVLLASAGIGVTPMIAMLEQLVASGHRGPVTVVHADRSPGEHALREEHAGCVSKLADGVAHFWYERGVAAGHPVERVGLVDLSGVVVASGTRAYLCGPLPFMRAVRGQLLAKGVAAADIHYEVFGPDLWLADADA; this comes from the coding sequence ATGCTGTCCGAGCAGTCCGCCGCCACCGTCCGTGCCACCCTTCCCGCCGTCGGCGGGGCCCTGGGAGAGATCAGCGACCGCTTCTACGCGGGCCTCTTCGCCGCCCACCCCGAGCTGCTGCGCGACCTCTTCAACCGCGGCAACCAGTCCTCGGGAACCCAGCGCCAGGCCCTGGCGGGCGCGTTCGCCGCGTTCGCGACCCAGCTCGTCGAGCGGCCGGACGTACGGCCCGACGCGATGCTGAACCGCATCGCGCACAAGCACGCGTCCCTGGGCATCGCGCCCGAGCAGTACCCGGTGGTCCACCAGTACCTCTTCGCCGCCATCGCCGACGTCCTCGGCGAGGCGGTCACCCCTCAGGTCGCCGCCGCCTGGACCGAGGTGTACTGGCTGATGGCCAACGCCCTCATCGCCATCGAGAAGCGGCTGTACGCGGCGAGCGAGGCGGACGGCGTGGACGGCGGCCCGGGTGGGCGGCGGGCCTGGGAGGTCGTCGAGCGCGTCGAGGAGACCGCGGACGTGGCCACCTTCCTGATCCGCCCGGCCGACGGCTCCCCCGCGCCCGCCTTCCGGCCCGGCCAGTACGTCTCCGTGCGCGTCGAGCTGCCGGACGGGGCGCTCCAGACCCGGCAGTACAGCCTCATCGGCGCGGCCGGCTCGTCCGTACGCCGGATCGGTGTGAAGCGGGTGCACGGCGGGGGTGCGCCCGAGGGGGAGGTCTCCAACCACCTCCACGCGCGCGTGGAGGTCGGCAGCACGCTCGACGTGTCCGCCCCGTACGGGGATCTCGTCCTCGACGCCGGCTCGGAGGCGCCGGTGCTGCTCGCGTCCGCGGGTATCGGGGTGACGCCGATGATCGCCATGCTGGAGCAGCTCGTGGCGTCCGGGCATCGGGGGCCGGTGACCGTGGTGCACGCGGACCGGTCCCCGGGGGAGCACGCTCTGCGCGAGGAGCACGCGGGGTGCGTCTCGAAGCTTGCCGACGGGGTGGCGCACTTCTGGTACGAGCGGGGGGTTGCGGCGGGGCATCCGGTCGAGCGGGTGGGGCTGGTCGATCTCTCCGGAGTGGTGGTCGCGTCGGGCACGCGGGCGTATCTGTGTGGGCCGTTGCCGTTCATGCGGGCGGTGCGGGGGCAGCTTCTCGCGAAGGGGGTCGCTGCTGCCGACATCCACTACGAGGTGTTCGGGCCGGACCTGTGGTTGGCGGACGCCGACGCCTGA